A single genomic interval of uncultured Pseudodesulfovibrio sp. harbors:
- the recJ gene encoding single-stranded-DNA-specific exonuclease RecJ, protein MPNIWKARCKGTPPSAETMADELSVSPLIVDILWNRGLTSVEEMDRFLSPGLRHLAPPSEVPGLTEAAEVLAAGIAEGRKLAVWGDYDVDGITSTVLVKEFFAARGIEVMHHLPNRLEEGYGMNVPGVEQLAEQGVQMLLTVDCGISDNESVARARELGMIVVVSDHHLPGDELPDAHAVCDPRLNDGGPYDDLAGVGVAFMLMCALNKLLPGTPADMRSLLDLVALGTVADVVRLTNMNRILVKNGLLLIKEAKRPGMAALKVVCDYERGADLGAGQIGFNLAPRINAAGRMGDPTKALDMLMADTFDAAMPIAEELNAINMERRRQEQEISDEAFEQAESMKDMAGLVLYAEHWHPGIIGIVASRVVEKYYRPTLILCAAEDGGMLKGSGRSISEFDLHESLKSVSPILNGFGGHKQAAGLSILPENLEALREQFNAYVIEQLGPDPLTPTLKLDKELPFADITNTLLNELELLQPFGLGNPEPVFGSTPVYVDEYRTFGREHEHVKLVLSDDTTGAKLPGKAWRMSDKLKGVQGRLMRFAFTPKIDRFRGIPKIDLRIRDWNF, encoded by the coding sequence ATGCCCAATATTTGGAAAGCCCGTTGCAAGGGAACACCTCCGTCCGCTGAAACAATGGCGGACGAGTTGTCCGTGTCCCCTTTGATAGTCGATATTCTCTGGAACCGTGGTCTGACCTCCGTGGAGGAAATGGACCGTTTTCTCAGCCCCGGCCTGCGTCATCTCGCGCCGCCGTCTGAAGTCCCCGGCCTGACCGAAGCCGCCGAAGTCCTTGCCGCAGGCATAGCGGAAGGGCGCAAACTCGCCGTCTGGGGTGATTATGACGTGGACGGCATTACATCCACTGTACTCGTCAAGGAATTCTTCGCAGCGCGCGGCATTGAGGTCATGCACCATCTTCCTAACCGTCTGGAAGAGGGCTACGGCATGAATGTCCCCGGAGTGGAGCAGCTTGCCGAACAGGGCGTGCAGATGCTTCTGACCGTGGACTGTGGTATTTCAGACAATGAATCCGTGGCCCGCGCCCGCGAACTCGGTATGATCGTGGTCGTTTCGGACCATCACCTTCCGGGTGACGAACTGCCGGATGCCCACGCCGTGTGCGATCCCCGCCTGAACGATGGCGGTCCGTACGACGATCTCGCCGGTGTCGGCGTGGCCTTCATGCTCATGTGCGCGCTCAACAAGCTGCTACCCGGTACTCCGGCAGACATGCGTTCGCTGCTTGACCTCGTGGCGCTCGGTACCGTGGCCGACGTGGTGCGCCTCACGAACATGAACCGCATTCTCGTCAAGAACGGCCTGCTGCTCATCAAGGAGGCCAAGCGTCCCGGCATGGCAGCGCTCAAGGTCGTCTGCGATTACGAACGCGGCGCAGACCTCGGAGCGGGGCAGATTGGATTCAACCTTGCCCCGCGCATCAATGCCGCTGGTCGCATGGGCGATCCGACCAAGGCGCTCGACATGCTCATGGCTGATACTTTCGACGCGGCCATGCCCATTGCCGAAGAGCTCAACGCCATCAATATGGAGCGCCGTCGTCAGGAGCAGGAAATATCCGACGAAGCTTTTGAGCAGGCCGAGTCCATGAAGGACATGGCCGGTCTCGTCCTGTATGCCGAGCATTGGCATCCCGGTATTATCGGCATTGTCGCTTCCCGCGTGGTGGAGAAATATTACCGCCCAACGCTCATTCTCTGCGCCGCTGAAGACGGTGGAATGCTCAAAGGTTCTGGCCGTTCCATCTCGGAATTCGATCTTCATGAAAGTCTCAAGTCGGTCAGCCCGATTCTCAACGGTTTCGGCGGGCACAAGCAGGCCGCGGGACTTTCCATCCTTCCGGAAAATCTCGAGGCCCTGCGCGAACAGTTCAATGCTTATGTCATTGAGCAGCTCGGCCCGGATCCGCTGACGCCGACCCTCAAGCTCGACAAGGAACTGCCGTTCGCGGACATCACCAACACGCTCCTCAATGAGCTGGAACTGCTCCAGCCTTTCGGTCTCGGTAACCCCGAGCCGGTATTCGGCTCCACCCCCGTTTATGTGGATGAGTACCGTACCTTCGGGCGGGAGCACGAGCACGTGAAACTCGTGTTGTCCGACGATACCACCGGTGCAAAGCTCCCCGGCAAAGCTTGGCGCATGTCCGACAAGCTGAAAGGCGTTCAGGGACGGCTCATGCGGTTCGCCTTTACCCCCAAGATCGACCGGTTCAGGGGCATCCCCAAGATCGACCTGCGTATTCGAGACTGGAACTTTTAG
- a CDS encoding HDOD domain-containing protein, whose translation MSQEKIQSFLRELPKMREDLPFSPEVLKQLFVQTGNNSMASLEDVGATLSKDQGLTTRILSLANSAYYGLQAEVQSVPRAAAVLGMSEIRNIVLALGVNGLTTRYDMPEDFDLGGYWQHQFLVALIAKEISRMTDVGKPDNMFTVGLLHDIGKLITAMRRPEDWQAIHDLAEADEMLDVEAEEEYWGLDHAVVGSLVLKSWDLPPDLVEPVNWHHAPALAPEHSNESTLICLADYAAHASEDPEGPFMSKVESLCSEMEIAMDDIMETAEELTESDDIEQFVSLLS comes from the coding sequence ATGAGCCAGGAAAAGATTCAGAGTTTTCTTCGGGAACTGCCCAAAATGAGGGAAGACCTGCCTTTCTCACCCGAGGTACTCAAGCAGCTGTTCGTCCAGACGGGCAACAATTCAATGGCCTCGCTTGAAGATGTCGGTGCGACGCTTTCAAAGGATCAGGGGCTGACCACCCGCATTCTCAGTCTTGCCAACTCCGCCTACTACGGCCTTCAGGCCGAGGTGCAGTCCGTTCCCCGTGCCGCGGCCGTGCTCGGCATGTCGGAAATACGCAATATCGTGCTCGCCCTCGGTGTCAACGGGCTGACCACTCGTTACGACATGCCTGAAGATTTCGATCTGGGCGGGTACTGGCAGCATCAGTTCCTCGTGGCGCTGATCGCCAAGGAAATTTCCCGCATGACCGACGTGGGCAAGCCTGACAATATGTTCACCGTCGGGTTGCTGCATGATATCGGCAAGCTCATCACCGCAATGCGTCGGCCCGAGGATTGGCAGGCCATTCACGATCTTGCCGAAGCTGATGAAATGCTCGACGTCGAGGCCGAAGAGGAATATTGGGGACTGGATCACGCTGTGGTCGGTTCGCTTGTCCTCAAGTCATGGGACCTGCCGCCGGATCTCGTTGAGCCGGTCAACTGGCATCATGCCCCGGCTCTTGCCCCGGAACATTCCAATGAATCAACGCTCATCTGTCTGGCGGATTATGCGGCCCATGCCAGCGAAGACCCGGAAGGCCCATTCATGAGCAAGGTGGAATCCCTTTGCTCTGAAATGGAAATAGCCATGGACGATATCATGGAGACAGCCGAAGAACTCACGGAATCAGATGACATCGAGCAGTTTGTCAGTCTGCTTTCATAA
- the pyrF gene encoding orotidine-5'-phosphate decarboxylase — MAELVVALDYKDSASALAMARELKGVVPWVKVGLELFTAEGPAVITGLKELGFKVFLDLKFFDIPNTVQGAVRSAARLGVDMVNIHALGGERMAKAAMQGCAEGVPSGTKPPFVLAVTMLTSMAEGDLPVENAPSPSEMALDLAVKAEQYGLNGVVCSGLEAEAIKDACGQKFICLTPGIRPASAAGDDQRRVVTPAQAVRNGSDYLVVGRPVTGAASPLEAAQAIVEEMRSI; from the coding sequence ATGGCTGAACTCGTTGTCGCGCTTGATTATAAGGACAGTGCATCGGCACTGGCCATGGCCCGTGAACTGAAAGGCGTGGTCCCGTGGGTGAAGGTCGGTCTGGAACTCTTCACAGCCGAAGGCCCTGCCGTGATTACAGGACTCAAGGAACTCGGTTTCAAGGTTTTTCTCGACCTGAAATTTTTTGACATTCCCAATACCGTGCAGGGCGCAGTCCGCTCTGCCGCACGTCTTGGTGTGGATATGGTCAATATCCACGCCCTCGGCGGCGAACGCATGGCCAAGGCCGCAATGCAGGGGTGTGCGGAAGGCGTTCCTTCCGGGACAAAGCCTCCATTCGTTTTGGCCGTTACCATGCTGACCAGCATGGCCGAAGGTGACCTTCCGGTGGAAAACGCACCGTCTCCATCTGAAATGGCTCTTGACCTTGCTGTGAAAGCCGAGCAATATGGCCTAAATGGAGTGGTCTGCTCCGGCTTGGAAGCTGAAGCCATCAAGGATGCCTGTGGTCAGAAGTTCATTTGCCTGACTCCGGGGATTCGACCGGCATCGGCCGCAGGCGACGACCAGCGTCGGGTGGTGACTCCCGCGCAGGCCGTGCGGAACGGCTCCGATTATCTGGTGGTGGGGCGACCTGTCACCGGGGCGGCTTCACCGCTTGAGGCGGCACAGGCCATTGTCGAGGAGATGCGATCAATCTGA
- the gmk gene encoding guanylate kinase: protein MANKDQTHRLGQVLVVCAPSGTGKSTLISMLREDFPTFGFSVSYTTRKPRGEEQDGREYNFVSRETFIAMRSRGEFCEWAEVHGNFYGTATAPVEKMLGEGKDVLFDIDVQGAKQLKKVFYKGNFIFLLPPSREELVRRLTGRGTDSEEAIAKRLANADGEMAQADFFDYWIINDDLDTAYEEFKAVFLAGRCKPELRPDVEEQLKNWGEDG, encoded by the coding sequence TTGGCTAATAAAGATCAGACGCATCGTCTGGGGCAGGTGCTTGTCGTCTGCGCCCCCAGCGGCACAGGCAAGAGCACGCTCATCAGCATGCTGCGCGAGGATTTTCCCACGTTCGGTTTTTCCGTTTCCTACACCACCCGCAAACCGCGTGGGGAGGAGCAGGATGGACGGGAATACAATTTTGTGTCCCGTGAAACGTTCATAGCCATGCGAAGTCGCGGTGAATTTTGTGAATGGGCCGAAGTCCATGGCAATTTTTACGGCACGGCCACAGCGCCGGTCGAGAAGATGCTGGGCGAAGGCAAGGATGTGCTGTTCGACATCGACGTGCAGGGTGCCAAGCAGTTGAAGAAGGTTTTTTACAAGGGAAATTTCATATTTCTGCTGCCTCCGTCCCGCGAGGAGCTGGTCCGCCGTCTGACCGGGCGCGGCACGGATTCCGAAGAGGCTATCGCCAAGCGGCTCGCCAATGCCGACGGTGAGATGGCGCAGGCTGATTTCTTTGATTACTGGATCATCAATGACGATCTGGATACGGCCTATGAGGAATTCAAGGCCGTTTTTCTTGCCGGACGCTGCAAGCCCGAGTTGCGGCCTGATGTTGAAGAACAACTGAAAAACTGGGGCGAAGATGGCTGA
- a CDS encoding DUF370 domain-containing protein, producing MQKQGLLNIGFGNFVVLNRVVSIVNPTSAPMRRLREDARQDGRLIDATQGRKTRAIIVTDSNHVILSAIQAETIGQRFSAEEGE from the coding sequence ATGCAGAAACAGGGATTGCTTAATATCGGTTTCGGTAATTTCGTCGTTCTGAACAGGGTCGTTTCCATCGTCAATCCCACCAGTGCGCCCATGCGGCGACTGAGGGAGGATGCGCGTCAGGACGGACGGCTTATTGATGCCACGCAGGGTCGCAAGACCCGCGCCATTATCGTCACCGATTCCAACCACGTTATCCTGTCCGCCATTCAGGCCGAGACCATCGGCCAGAGATTCAGCGCGGAGGAGGGAGAATAA
- a CDS encoding YicC/YloC family endoribonuclease, with protein MPVSMTGFGRFETNEDAWTHVWEIKSVNGRFLDVKWRMPGYLRSLENGWEKIVRKYASRGRVDISLNLEVLDAGILGVTFNETMAKAMFEQMEKLAASRGETFEPDYNKVLSMSSLWRDSGSEPDPGLAESLTAGLEAALKDWVNSRSVEGDAMVVDLLSRIETLRGFEAKIAERIPEVLEEKKANLKQRILDMLESAGAEFSEDRMLQEVAHLTDKLDVSEELTRLDAHLDRLAETLKLKSNAGKKLDFLMQETFREINTCGNKANDSSVSQLVVDFKAELERCREQVQNIE; from the coding sequence ATGCCTGTCAGCATGACCGGTTTCGGCCGGTTCGAGACCAATGAGGACGCCTGGACCCATGTCTGGGAAATCAAGAGTGTCAACGGTCGTTTTCTCGACGTAAAGTGGCGGATGCCCGGTTACCTGCGTTCCCTTGAGAACGGCTGGGAAAAAATCGTTCGCAAATATGCCTCGCGTGGGCGTGTTGATATTTCCCTGAACCTGGAAGTACTTGACGCCGGAATTCTCGGCGTGACCTTCAACGAGACCATGGCAAAGGCCATGTTCGAGCAGATGGAAAAGCTGGCTGCTTCCCGTGGCGAGACCTTTGAGCCTGACTACAACAAGGTGCTGTCCATGTCCTCCCTGTGGCGTGATTCCGGCAGTGAACCCGACCCCGGTCTGGCCGAGAGCCTGACTGCGGGGCTTGAAGCCGCTCTCAAGGACTGGGTGAACTCCCGTTCCGTCGAAGGTGATGCCATGGTCGTGGACCTGCTGTCCCGCATCGAGACCCTGCGCGGTTTCGAGGCCAAGATTGCCGAGCGTATTCCCGAAGTACTGGAAGAAAAGAAGGCCAATCTCAAGCAACGCATTCTGGACATGCTCGAATCAGCCGGGGCCGAGTTTTCCGAAGATCGCATGTTGCAGGAAGTGGCGCACCTCACGGACAAGCTCGACGTGTCCGAGGAACTGACCCGCCTTGACGCGCACCTTGACCGTCTTGCCGAGACCTTGAAGCTGAAGAGCAACGCGGGCAAGAAGCTCGACTTCCTGATGCAGGAGACGTTCCGCGAGATCAATACCTGCGGCAACAAGGCCAATGACAGCTCTGTCAGCCAGCTCGTTGTCGACTTCAAGGCCGAGCTTGAGCGTTGCCGTGAGCAGGTTCAGAACATCGAATAG
- a CDS encoding DUF4416 family protein codes for MSTPKIPDPGLLIISILSARWDECWPDMLHELEAKFGPADGVSEVFPFDHTGYYDAELGTPITRRLIEFETLRPLDELADIKLFTNSLEAKYGEPGKRMFNLDPGFITVQRLVLATGKNFSHRIYLHDGIWADLTMIWQKKQWVEFPWTFPDYAGEDMKTRLTKLRQSYKNKLNKQKD; via the coding sequence GTGAGTACGCCGAAGATTCCCGATCCGGGGCTGCTCATTATCTCCATCCTGAGTGCGCGCTGGGACGAATGCTGGCCGGATATGCTGCATGAGCTGGAAGCAAAGTTCGGTCCGGCGGACGGCGTATCCGAGGTGTTTCCGTTTGATCATACGGGATACTATGACGCGGAACTCGGTACGCCCATCACGCGGCGGCTCATCGAGTTCGAGACGTTGCGTCCGCTCGATGAACTGGCGGATATCAAGCTCTTCACCAATTCCCTTGAAGCGAAGTATGGTGAGCCCGGAAAGCGGATGTTCAATCTGGACCCCGGATTCATTACGGTGCAGCGCCTTGTGCTTGCCACGGGCAAGAATTTTTCGCACCGTATTTACCTGCATGACGGTATCTGGGCGGATCTGACAATGATCTGGCAGAAAAAACAGTGGGTTGAATTTCCATGGACCTTCCCGGATTACGCGGGCGAGGATATGAAAACACGGCTGACAAAATTGCGTCAGTCGTATAAAAACAAGCTCAATAAACAAAAGGATTGA
- a CDS encoding MiaB/RimO family radical SAM methylthiotransferase — MIRFYTATLGCKINQYETRSIAEAWVRNVDDGQAVAVETAAEADLILVNSCAVTANAVADLRQTVRRFHRDNPEADIIITGCAAQVMPEELQTLPGVVRVVAQEDKSALLAGPEGKVVPSAERPAFAPFSIDGYGRSRAVVKVQDGCSHFCSYCIVPLTRGKSVSRPMDDVVAEVSRLLAGGFREFILSGINLRHFGRDLPGKPDFWDLIARLEAAFGLDWAGRARFRISSVEPGQLTDKAFDVLAASKMVCPQLHLSLQSGDPEVLRAMRRGHYDPENAVVFLERLADVWPVIGLGADFIAGFPGETEAQFENTMDLCRRLPLTYGHIFPYSERPGTKAAELPDPVDVPVRKERAARLRELVNGKKRAFLERLLDQPQLNVLVQDAKGRGVSEYYAACRFPELPSGIAPRSLVRARPVSIEKNVILVEALS; from the coding sequence ATGATTCGCTTTTATACCGCTACCCTCGGTTGCAAGATCAACCAGTATGAAACCCGCTCCATTGCCGAGGCATGGGTTCGCAACGTCGATGACGGACAGGCCGTGGCCGTGGAAACGGCTGCCGAGGCCGACCTTATTCTCGTCAATTCCTGCGCCGTGACAGCCAATGCCGTGGCTGATCTGCGCCAGACCGTCCGGCGGTTTCATCGCGACAATCCCGAAGCAGACATCATCATTACCGGCTGTGCCGCACAGGTCATGCCCGAGGAGTTGCAAACGCTTCCGGGTGTGGTCCGGGTCGTGGCGCAGGAAGATAAATCCGCATTGCTTGCCGGACCGGAAGGCAAGGTCGTGCCTTCTGCCGAGCGCCCTGCCTTTGCGCCGTTTTCCATCGACGGCTATGGCCGGTCCCGTGCCGTAGTCAAGGTGCAGGACGGCTGCTCCCATTTCTGTTCCTATTGCATCGTTCCGCTCACACGCGGCAAGTCCGTCAGCCGTCCCATGGATGACGTGGTGGCGGAGGTCTCGCGGCTGCTCGCCGGAGGATTCCGTGAATTTATCCTGAGCGGCATCAACCTGCGTCATTTCGGTCGCGACCTGCCGGGGAAGCCGGATTTTTGGGATCTCATCGCACGGCTTGAGGCGGCTTTCGGACTCGACTGGGCCGGTCGGGCGCGTTTCCGTATTTCTTCGGTGGAGCCGGGGCAGTTGACCGACAAGGCGTTTGATGTCCTTGCGGCATCGAAAATGGTTTGTCCGCAACTGCATCTTTCCCTGCAAAGCGGTGATCCGGAAGTGCTGAGGGCCATGCGGCGCGGGCATTATGATCCGGAGAACGCAGTGGTGTTTCTGGAGCGGCTTGCGGATGTCTGGCCCGTTATCGGGCTTGGTGCGGATTTCATTGCCGGATTTCCGGGCGAGACCGAGGCACAGTTCGAGAATACCATGGACCTGTGCCGTCGGCTGCCGCTGACCTACGGGCATATATTCCCTTATTCCGAGCGCCCCGGAACCAAGGCTGCGGAGTTGCCTGATCCCGTGGACGTTCCGGTCCGCAAAGAGCGTGCGGCGCGCCTGCGAGAATTGGTGAACGGAAAGAAACGTGCGTTTCTGGAGCGCCTGCTCGACCAGCCGCAACTCAATGTTCTGGTTCAGGACGCCAAGGGACGCGGTGTGAGCGAATATTACGCCGCGTGTCGTTTCCCGGAACTGCCTTCCGGGATTGCCCCCCGTTCTCTCGTCAGGGCACGGCCTGTTTCCATCGAGAAGAATGTCATTCTTGTGGAGGCGCTGTCGTGA
- a CDS encoding tetratricopeptide repeat protein encodes MKKILPALSLFLALAVLAACGAPKPKPIGNVGVKLKDDHQAVQFYQNQLKDNPDSVVNLTNLGRAYYNLADYDKAIDAFKHATNVEPYPMAVFYLGLSHIAKGDLETGFDILTDFRYTGNADVTEAVRSEAKRLRSSEDVTTEAIAQAMFKAWDQGLQKDREANTPKE; translated from the coding sequence ATGAAAAAAATTCTGCCGGCCCTGTCCCTGTTCCTCGCCCTCGCTGTCCTCGCCGCCTGCGGCGCTCCCAAACCCAAGCCCATCGGCAACGTAGGCGTCAAGCTCAAGGACGACCATCAGGCCGTTCAGTTCTATCAGAATCAGCTTAAGGACAACCCGGATTCAGTGGTCAACCTGACCAACCTCGGTCGTGCGTACTACAATCTCGCCGATTACGACAAGGCCATCGACGCATTCAAACATGCGACCAACGTGGAGCCCTATCCCATGGCCGTCTTTTATCTCGGTCTTTCCCACATCGCAAAAGGCGATCTTGAAACCGGCTTCGATATCCTGACGGACTTCCGCTACACGGGCAACGCCGACGTCACGGAAGCAGTCCGAAGCGAAGCGAAACGCCTTCGCAGCAGCGAAGATGTCACGACCGAAGCAATCGCTCAGGCCATGTTCAAGGCGTGGGACCAAGGGCTGCAAAAAGACCGGGAAGCAAACACCCCGAAGGAGTAA
- the mnmA gene encoding tRNA 2-thiouridine(34) synthase MnmA, producing the protein MTIAVAVSGGMDSLLSLVLMKEQGHDVMAVHGHFLPENPDWERVTNGLTEACKVLGVPFHAVDLHHQFDELVVAPFVRDYRAGLTPNPCALCNPLMKFGILFDAICELGADSIATGHYVSMEDRPDTGRMLVRGADLSKDQSYFLSLVSIDKLRHAWFPLATTLKKDVLAILDAHGLTPPIPSESQEICFVPRDDYQAFLLEHGDMPGPGPVRLADGTVVGRHQGLWRHTQGQRRGLGIAWKEALYVIDKDIPNNALVVGPKNELESPGCVAGQVNLMVEPTQWPETVMLQTRYRQRAKPSHYAYDGEKLTFHFIEPHTRPTPGQVAAVYDESGAVLGGGVIERSL; encoded by the coding sequence ATGACAATAGCCGTGGCCGTCAGCGGAGGCATGGATAGTTTGCTTTCCCTTGTTCTCATGAAAGAGCAGGGGCATGACGTTATGGCTGTGCATGGGCATTTTCTGCCGGAAAATCCGGATTGGGAACGGGTGACCAACGGTTTGACCGAAGCCTGCAAAGTGCTCGGCGTACCGTTTCATGCCGTTGATCTGCATCACCAGTTTGATGAACTGGTGGTTGCGCCGTTCGTGCGGGATTACCGCGCCGGTCTGACTCCCAACCCCTGTGCCCTGTGCAATCCGCTCATGAAATTCGGCATCCTGTTCGATGCGATTTGTGAATTGGGGGCGGACAGTATCGCCACCGGACATTACGTGAGCATGGAAGACCGCCCCGACACGGGGCGCATGCTGGTTCGCGGGGCCGATCTTTCCAAGGACCAGAGCTATTTCCTCTCACTTGTGTCCATCGATAAGCTTCGGCATGCATGGTTTCCGTTGGCCACGACCTTGAAAAAGGACGTGCTTGCCATTCTTGACGCTCACGGACTGACTCCACCCATTCCGAGCGAGAGTCAGGAGATATGCTTTGTTCCCCGTGATGATTATCAGGCCTTTCTGCTTGAGCACGGTGACATGCCCGGTCCCGGCCCTGTCCGGCTTGCCGACGGCACTGTCGTGGGCAGGCATCAGGGGCTTTGGCGGCATACGCAGGGGCAGCGGCGCGGACTCGGTATCGCATGGAAGGAAGCATTGTATGTCATTGACAAGGACATCCCCAACAATGCGCTTGTGGTCGGCCCGAAAAACGAGCTTGAATCTCCCGGCTGCGTCGCGGGGCAGGTCAACCTCATGGTCGAGCCTACGCAGTGGCCTGAAACCGTCATGCTCCAGACCCGTTATCGTCAGAGGGCCAAGCCCAGCCATTATGCGTACGACGGTGAAAAGCTGACATTTCACTTTATCGAACCGCACACCCGGCCTACCCCCGGGCAGGTCGCCGCTGTCTATGACGAGAGCGGAGCCGTGCTTGGCGGTGGGGTGATCGAACGGTCGCTATAG
- a CDS encoding C69 family dipeptidase, with translation MYRFTALFLAVFILSAVQALACTTMIVTPGASADGSMLVAHSDDDELGDQRLIYVPAKKQEGSRKTYSDGLMYPRIVTDDRGPAYNTPDHEPTAPLALIPYNEIWKILGREQKTSFAYFDGNYGIMNEKNLMMGECTNAANFEPDPNPKRSHGKPQRIFYSSELSRIALENCTTAREAVRLMGGLIDKYGFFSTGETLLVGDQKEAWVFEMCALPDARYHSAWVAKRVPDGEYFVAANTFRIREVVMNDPDNFQYSKHLVPGLKKLEWWDIKKQGPIDWLRAVSPGEYNHPYYSLRRIWRTMDRVNPDLGLSPWVQDTYTRDYPFSIKPKNKLTPHDVFALYRDHYEGTEFDLTKGVAAGPYGDPHRFVGPYDGNQNNVSKEKKFYGAWERAISVFYQGYTFVCQTRPKAPEFTKGVLWFGPDVSATTCFTPFFSKMAQLPKPYQVGSPQKFNPASAWWHFDLLANWTRLNFQRMTTVDINPVQQELERKAMLGMKAMDMAVANQSPEEARRLVTEFSFRTASMILNRWRNLSFDLFSKYSDGYINVPGHPVLAIGYPASWLKETAYNNGPISYDMK, from the coding sequence ATGTATCGGTTCACAGCGCTTTTTCTCGCCGTTTTCATTCTCTCCGCAGTTCAGGCACTCGCCTGCACCACCATGATCGTCACGCCCGGTGCCAGTGCAGACGGTTCCATGCTCGTCGCACACTCCGATGATGACGAACTGGGCGACCAGCGGCTCATTTACGTTCCCGCCAAGAAGCAGGAAGGAAGCCGAAAGACATATTCCGACGGGCTCATGTATCCGCGCATCGTGACGGATGACCGGGGTCCGGCATACAACACCCCGGATCATGAACCGACCGCACCGCTCGCCCTCATTCCCTACAATGAAATCTGGAAGATACTCGGACGAGAGCAAAAGACCTCTTTCGCCTATTTTGACGGCAATTACGGCATCATGAACGAAAAGAACCTGATGATGGGCGAATGCACCAACGCCGCCAATTTCGAACCCGACCCGAATCCGAAACGATCACACGGCAAGCCGCAACGCATTTTCTACAGTTCCGAACTTTCCCGCATCGCGCTTGAAAACTGCACCACGGCCCGAGAGGCAGTCCGGCTCATGGGCGGCTTGATCGACAAATACGGTTTCTTCTCCACAGGGGAAACACTGCTTGTCGGTGACCAAAAGGAAGCATGGGTATTCGAGATGTGCGCCCTGCCCGACGCCAGGTACCATTCGGCATGGGTGGCCAAGCGCGTCCCCGACGGTGAATATTTCGTGGCGGCAAACACCTTCCGCATCCGCGAAGTAGTGATGAATGATCCCGACAATTTTCAATATTCCAAGCACCTTGTCCCCGGTTTGAAAAAACTCGAATGGTGGGACATCAAAAAGCAGGGACCGATAGACTGGCTGCGGGCCGTCAGTCCCGGCGAATACAACCACCCGTACTACTCACTCCGGCGCATATGGCGGACCATGGACCGCGTCAATCCGGACCTGGGCTTGTCGCCATGGGTTCAGGACACATATACCCGCGACTACCCGTTTTCCATCAAACCGAAAAACAAACTCACGCCCCACGACGTATTCGCCCTGTACCGCGATCATTACGAAGGAACGGAGTTTGACCTGACCAAGGGCGTCGCCGCCGGTCCATACGGTGACCCGCACCGCTTTGTCGGTCCGTATGACGGCAACCAAAACAACGTCAGCAAGGAAAAGAAATTCTATGGCGCGTGGGAACGGGCGATCTCGGTCTTTTATCAGGGGTATACCTTTGTGTGCCAGACCCGGCCCAAAGCCCCGGAATTCACCAAGGGCGTACTCTGGTTCGGACCGGACGTCTCCGCGACAACCTGCTTCACGCCCTTCTTCTCGAAGATGGCACAACTGCCCAAACCATATCAGGTAGGAAGTCCGCAAAAATTCAACCCGGCCTCGGCGTGGTGGCACTTCGACCTGCTCGCCAACTGGACACGGCTCAACTTCCAACGCATGACCACAGTGGATATCAATCCCGTACAGCAGGAGCTGGAACGCAAGGCCATGCTCGGCATGAAAGCCATGGACATGGCAGTCGCCAACCAATCGCCCGAAGAAGCCCGCCGACTGGTGACCGAGTTCAGCTTCAGGACCGCATCCATGATTCTCAACCGATGGCGCAACCTGAGCTTTGACCTGTTCTCCAAATATTCGGACGGCTACATCAATGTACCGGGACACCCCGTTCTTGCCATCGGCTACCCTGCATCATGGCTGAAAGAGACGGCATACAACAACGGCCCGATCAGCTATGATATGAAGTAA